A stretch of Besnoitia besnoiti strain Bb-Ger1 chromosome V, whole genome shotgun sequence DNA encodes these proteins:
- a CDS encoding hypothetical protein (encoded by transcript BESB_062560) — protein MFRLPNPVPRSPSNELHANDALARCLQLLTATSLHGITNHLEDTRSFDFTLPRSSADEQRKVPFAQQTLRCGPNNTLFIFDWDDTLFPSTWLRCAGVDPLNPLQLRTLDDLPRHVQDALTVCEEMVLQVLEAAHSLGMVMVVSNAHTRWLRLSLDKLMPRVGALMRQREVAVMSARCVCEAVGCADAVLWKTATFDAILDAFMRGRSSRSSRPCPRGPSSGGVLRLEEISASPQHYRLFPSWGDPRYERIPHVLQNSPTAAVASMALEDRDAIVGPATPGEGSVRTSNGVGRGGSVCGASSSLHRDVAGGAHQGRVDSADGGVLQASRLSKALQTRGDRRTNGSTGPKSGVRFSPSLSIARQRSSSSYCSSCSGENSGSDEEGCGRICAQGECSGWNGEDDTFLDSTPMQADSFYNILAVGDQAHDRFAFFTAAQNVLQRRKAEACQHLQADQHTPEQEPRFLELDTFTASSYATVPPVVVASSTGTSCLGQDLAVEPPSLLDTQFEVVIDFDNAGLQRQVRQLQALQQKHFPLPLCQQLQPLASFAQQTSAVSERLQWHFRWPTSPLLSHAPETLLLRRLSHTSSDSRSATDDRDGGGADELPARGELPFPENSTQAGQWNSAGDAAEAKATPRSGARRARKRQVRRPGPRSHGGVTRPSADLRLRKAAADAMQGADCERKVLERGQQTDEQKGGRAGGDFPPQTRASTGVGDGSQPVYAKSIRLMAGPSAAELSQQLGVLLSSLRRLAESPSFHDLQMQNEGIPPPHSASSTPSRSKTPTERGNAASVASAASAAAMAAAVAAASAAATAAAAAQGAATPRGAFSAPVEAVFAASAAARAAATAAATAADAFAATAAERCVEAAVNTGLIPLPPEANEQTRKRQELGDLAQRTHLAKYFNEWRRLVAHGNKATELKNGNHPDTVPNAPREEQGEGGQAQRLTSHRPNELDDSSHGGCDIAHSEGNFEEDMDAFGAAEEEKLMRVKCFHRGSPKRRMTTRR, from the exons ATGTTCCGTCTGCCTAACCCGGTTCCCAGAAGCCCGTCAAACGAACTCCATGCAAATGACGCCTTAGCTCGATGTCTCCAGCTGCTCACTGCCACAAGCCTGCATGGCATAACGAACCACCTCGAAGACACGAGGTCCTTCGATTTTACACTTCCTCGGTCGTCAGCTGACGAGCAACGGAAGGTGCCTTTTGCACAGCAAACGTTGCGCTGCGGCCCCAATAACACTTTGTTCATCTTTGACTGGGATGACACGCTGTTCCCCTCCACTTGGCTTCGCTGCGCAGGGGTCGATCCGCTGAACCCGCTACAACTCAGGACCCTCGATGATCTGCCCAGACACGTACAGGACGCCTTGACAGTATGTGAAGAAATGGTTCTGCAGGTGTTGGAAGCAGCGCACAGTTTGGGTATGGTAATGGTTGTCAGCAATGCGCATACCCGGTGGCTCCGTCTCAGTCTCGACAAGCTGATGCCTCGCGTCGGAGCGTTGATGAGACAGCGGGAAGTGGCTGTGATGAGCGCGCGGTGCGTCTGCGAAGCTGTCGGGTGCGCTGATGCCGTCCTCTGGAAAACAGCCACTTTCGATGCCATTCTCGATGCTTTCATGCGCGGGCGCTCATCCCGGTCTTCCCGACCCTGTCCTCGTGGGCCCTCGTCCGGCGGTGTACTGCGACTGGAAGAGATTTCTGCAAGCCCGCAGCATTACAGGCTTTTTCCAAGCTGGGGCGACCCACGGTATGAACGGATACCACACGTTTTGCAGAATTCCCCAACAGCTGCAGTCGCCTCCATGGCTCTGGAGGATAGAGATGCCATCGTTGGACCCGCGACACCAGGCGAAGGGTCAGTGAGGACTTCCAACGGCGTCGGTCGCGGAGGCTCTGTATGCGGTGCATCGAGTTCACTTCACCGAGACGTGGCAGGAGGCGCCCACCAGGGCCGCGTAGACTCGGCTGATGGCGGAGTGCTTCAGGCGAGCCGGCTGTCAAAAG CTTTGCAAACTCGAGGCGATCGCCGCACAAATGGTTCCACTGGACCGAAATCAGGTGTTCGCTTTTCTCCTAGTCTGTCAATCGCCCGACAacggagcagcagcagctacTGCAGCAGTTGCAGTGGAGAGAACAGCGGTTCGGACGAGGAAGGCTGTGGTCGTATCTGTGCACAAGGAGAATGCTCCGGGTGGAATGGCGAAGACGACACGTTCCTG GACAGCACCCCCATGCAGGCCGACAGCTTCTATAACATTCTTGCCGTCGGTGACCAAGCTCACGACAGATTTGCCTTCTTTACAGCGGCGCAGAACGTTCTTCAGCGCCGTAAAGCAGAAGCATGCCAACACCTACAAGCGGACCAGCATACGCCTGAGCAGGAGCCTCGATTCCTGGAACTGGATACATTCACCGCTTCCTCATACGCGACTGTACCTCCCGTCGTTGTCGCTTCGTCTACGGGCACGAGCTGTTTAGGGCAGGACCTCGCTGTAGAGCCGCCCAGCCTGCTCGATACTCAGTTTGAAGTCGTTATTGACTTCGACAAcgcggggctgcagcggcaagtCCGGCAGTTGCAGgctctgcagcagaagcatTTCCCGCTCCCTCTGTGCCAGCAGCTGCAACCGTTAGCGTCTTTCGCGCAGCAGACCTCTGCGGTCAGTGAGCGTCTTCAGTGGCACTTTCGCTGGCCCACATCCCCTCTCCTGTCTCATGCCCCAGAGAccctcctcctgcgtcgGCTTAGCCACACGAGTAGCGACAGCCGGTCGGCGACTGACGATCGAGACGGTGGCGGTGCGGATGAACTGCCGGCCAGGGGGGAACTTCCGTTTCCCGAAAACTCTACACAAGCCGGTCAGTGGAATTCAGCGGGCGATGCAGCCGAAGCTAAAGCGACACCACGTAGCGGTGCTCGCCGAGCGAGAAAGCGGCAGGTTCGCAGACCAGGGCCGCGGAGCCACGGCGGCGTCACGAGGCCTTCCGCCGATCTGCGACTTCGGAaggccgctgcagacgcaaTGCAGGGAGCCGACTGCGAGAGGAAAGTGTTGGAACGCGGACAGCAGACCGATGAACAGAAAGGCGGTCGTGCCGGCGGTGACTTCCCTCCGCAGACGAGGGCCTCCACAGGAGTGGGTGACGGATCTCAGCCTGTATACGCTAAGAGCATCCGTCTGATGGCAGGGCCGTCAGCTGCGGAACTGAGCCAGCAACTGGGCGTCCTTTTGAGCTCTCTCCGGCGCTTAGCAGAGTCGCCTTCTTTCCACGACTTGCAAATGCAAAACGAGGGCATCCCGCCTCCTCACAGTGCATCTTCCACACCTTCCAGATCCAAAACACCCACCGAACGGGGAAACGCCGCTTCTGTGGCATCGGCGGCTTCAGCAGCGGCCATGGCTGCAGCTGTCGCAGCAGCAAGCGCAGCAGCcacggcagcagcggcggctcaAGGGGCAGCGACGCCTAGAGGGGCTTTTTCTGCTCCTGTTGAGGCAGTctttgctgcgtcagctgctgctcgcgcagccgcgacggcggcagcaaCTGCTGCTGACGCATTCGCAGCCACTGCAGCAGAGAGGTGTGTGGAGGCTGCCGTTAACACTGGCCTAATCCCTCTTCCCCCAGAGGCGAACGAACAAACACGTAAACGGCAGGAATTAGGCGATCTGGCGCAGAGGACACATCTTGCCAAGTACTTCAACGagtggcgccgcctcgttgCTCACGGAAACAAGGCCACCGAACTCAAAAATGGAAACCACCCTGACACCGTGCCAAACGCTCCACGTGAAGAACAGGGGGAAGGGGGTCAGGCCCAGCGACTCACATCCCACAGGCCGAACGAACTGGACGACTCATCGCACGGCGGGTGTGACATCGCTCACAGTGAAGGCAATTTTGAGGAAGACATGGACGCATTTGGGGCAGCTGAGGAGGAGAAATTAATGCGGGTGAAGTGCTTTCACCGGGGCTCCCCAAAGCGACGGatgacgacgcgccgctAG
- a CDS encoding leucine rich repeat-containing protein (encoded by transcript BESB_062550), giving the protein MFRRFRKGAGSTAGSQSGAAPALARGKRPEEDSPSEASTAAVYTTLNEDVFYKFIGPQWHQERLQALDFSSSAFCLETLTGREGGLLNPRLKLQNIAELDLSNNALSDGAHEEGGGVGEVVSAANGFRRLTKLILTRNLIERLELSLPSLQVLVVDANRLTAMPPLQGVRNLVVLNLAHNRISDWWIGIDQCPKLQVLDMSYNEMTFLPSQAVDHLQAFSSLRYMREVDLQGNPFSRLFPEYAAVLLHVTGYAGAKLQVVDGEEVSPSGRAATAQDSAAVLARISEYDDLYLDRQEAAEDRPEGSRYAKVDPEKTSASVLHMTRLLETALQERHDRAIELAVTFFDLCGQVYNADDKEATKELWATVNRSGEARRALVKQMVDSALVLMERDEQSRPLVLRGLAKLCVVKEGDMSVECLRVISRLIQQQEAAGGAESESADAAQVLAEVVLPALKSRADDEYLALAVIKGIASMKPCRRLAEALGSCIALLSELLQSFATEATIYRVVATACLTAENCIEATGQGIPQSICQTLLQTELPTDDEGRQLYNDLCSIAGRCAWHVRKAALYMTKARLHSEVYLFYMRDLIGEREATSRLSVREAKLCYGLMMGLYGMMKNNEEAMRECCENYHLVDLLLPALKEGIANPLILSASATGMRVILEDFNQRTQLLRYVTEEMNYLVPLLQYLGGSRYPAICDQATYLERNVDSLAFTPEVPPLSGLQNPYVLKPLAAIAKLIAFYLTEEDNVYCLGINDKLYGAHRERYLLNLLQVRDSEVKLAAMECVAKVPIRFLEVETLQTVLALLPALHNPENGCNSAVLRLAVQLLTRVVADPHSAACAQLVERLADPAIEQVFNVLHRNLTFRSSTARWETHADREQLSMACVEYFRRASSVEGLRLSMRTKPVGTFFASILKAEENQFKWVSADAFDVAIERSWTGRDMKILLLNLSGLERCNVRMKVAFRLLSRMADVLEGHPDTFDAREDQISLSLLAKRERSMWDDREIRRNQLYLDEVERQDRAIQQAEFARLNLAERLLLFLMPVASGATGSRYAQLKREKRDAEYWAGRLKADVEDMEDDIARRAAEAEAKALAEAGEDAPKLKPTPKMAARQHARNRFRKDQNEEEEDFDDPALENLKPEAAEPLQSRERLMEVLMNVDLSVDPEVGALYTHSGAQMCGAEGIWHNLAKGEINVPLLVSAYLRCLHACTQGATTATVLNDTISALRRVTVLRKLVSLIEACPVLTCHISAKFFCLMKLVIRMLPHQAAESMDLIINYEIISEFSMYALRPLLFLLKHSASRPLNREELILCAEAASFYAIVARQTSYVKFSNEFEVQRWATELALEKFFTVPTLRTFVSMLLFDIQIDAGTSHGSYISHLFADLAPLRERMRIDCLTILSEVIQRCPGRLSYEALEALQVARVFSHYPIRNSIQYELLDDANTGHFRTTLELLLSEHAKRAERILQLSVVYWWTASRHLDTAPVRKVVAVTNYAFYILDKPAGLRDPHTPEVEYDYRKSGRIRIDVKKNFRDMTRVVKGGLSNDWLAVGWREPAANGLAFTEAFDIIICDKLLAAAPMIDCLHAISGRVDEERVEVLKDMVTREAISAIVKPKVIQAASMAMRQPTSPEARKEKSKPDFSARYQALFIITLQYIYEVVVAWKFWFCLDPLISKEAGGLRGADEEEGEDEPVRLHGVEAEGGGLGNFVGWMEDEDESWAHDHMQIDRAAAIENGAEVPSWVDNMFGGGASASHTRRLDAARAKLFTVKFKGQIEDIRQVEFGGNEESTVEMTFREGKGSEAKNNVVSVVFSDDAAREQWRRALAKALNKTDASDSWMRRWKS; this is encoded by the exons ATGTTTCGGCGCTTCCGGAAGGGCGCCGGCTCCACGGCGGgctcgcagagcggcgccgcgccggcgctcgctcgcgggAAGCGCCCGGAGGAGGATTCACCCTCGGAGGCCTCGACGGCCGCTGTATACACGACGCTGAACGAGGATGTTTTCTACAAGTTCATTGGGCCGCAGTGGCACcaggagcggctgcaggcgctcgaTTTCTCGTCCTCAGCCTTCTGCCTGGAGACGCTCACGggacgcgagggcggcctGCTCAATCCTCGGCTCAAGCTGCAGAATATCGCGGAGCTGGATCTCAGCAACAACGCGCTGTCCGACGGCGCacacgaagaaggcggcggcgtcggcgaagtCGTCAGTGCCGCGAACGGCTTTCGACGTCTCACCAAACTGATTCTCACCCGAAACCTCATCGAGCGCCTcgagctctctctcccctcgctccaagtcctcgtcgtcgacgcCAACCGCCTCACTGCCATGCCGCCGCTGCAAGGCGTTCGGAACTTGGTTGTCCTCAACCTCGCGCACAACCGAATATCCG ACTGGTGGATCGGCATCGACCAGTGCCCGAAGCTCCAGGTTTTAGACATGTCTTATAACGAGATGACGTTTCTGCCAAGCCAAGCTGTCGATCACTTGCAGGCCTTCTCCAGCCTCAGATACATGCGG GAGGTCGATCTGCAGGGAAATCCGTTTTCGCGTTTGTTTCCTGAGTACGCTGCGGTGCTGCTGCACGTTACGGGTTACGCGGGTGCGAAGCTTCAAgtcgtcgacggcgaggaagtcTCTCCTTCGGGtcgcgcggcgactgcgcagGACAGCGCCGCGGTCCTCGCGCGAATTAGCGA GTACGACGACCTGTATCTCGATCGccaggaggctgcggaggaccGACCAGAGGGCTCTCGATACGCCAAG GTCGACCCGGAGAAAACCTCCGCGTCGGTGCTGCACATGACTCGCCTGCTTGAGACGGCCCTTCAGGAGCGCCACGACCGCGCCATCGAGCTCGCGGTGACGTTCTTCGATCTCTGTGGCCAG gtgtACAACGCCGATGACAAGGAAGCCACGAAAGAGCTTTGGGCGACGGTGAATCGGTCGGGCGAG GCCAGAAGGGCTCTCGTGAAGCAGATGGTGGACAGCGCTCTCGTCTTGATGGAGCGCGATGAACAGTCGCGACCCCTCGTTCTCCG gggCCTGGCCAAGCTCTGCGTGGTGAAGGAAGGCGACATGAGCGTCGAGTGCCTGCGCGTTATTTCGCGGCTCATCCAGCAGCAGgaagcggctggcggcgcggagtccgagagcgccgacgccgcccaaGTGCTCGCTGAGGTCGTCCTCCCTGCGCTCAAGTCTCGCGCCGACGAC GAATACCTTGCCCTAGCGGTGATCAAAGGCATCGCCTCGATGAAGCCCTGCAGGCGACTGGCGGAGGCCCTGGGAAGCTGCATCGCACTACTCTCAGAGTTGCTGCAGTCCTTCGCCACTGAGGC CACGATCTACCGCGTCGTGGCGACCGCATGCCTGACCGCGGAGAACTGCATAGAGGCGACTGGACAAGGCATTCCTCAG TCGATTTGCCAAACGCTTCTACAAACCGAACTTCCCAccgacgacgaaggccggCAGCTCTACAACGACCTGTGCAGTATCGCAGG gcgctgcgcgtggcatgtgaggaaggcggcgctgtACATGACGAAGGCGCGACTCCACAGCGAGGTGTATCTGTTCTACATGCGCGACCTGAttggcgagcgcgaggcgacgtcTCGGCTCTCTGTGCGGGAG GCAAAGCTCTGCTACGGGCTGATGATGGGGCTCTACGGAATGATGAAAAACAACGAAGAG GCTATGCGCGAATGCTGCGAAAACTATCACCTGGTGGACCTGCTTCTGCCTGCGCTGAAGGAGGGCATTGCGAACCCGCTTATtctctccgcgagcgccacag GCATGCGGGTGATTCTCGAGGACTTCAATCAGCGaacgcagctgctgcgatACGTCACTGAGGAAATGAATTACTTAGTCCCGCTGCTGCAGTACCTCGGGGGCTCGCGGTATCCGGCGATCTGCGACCAAGCCACGTATCTGGAGCGCAACGTTGACAGC CTTGCGTTTACTCCTGAGGTGCCGCCGCTGTCGGGGCTGCAGAATCCGTACGTCCTGAAGCCTCTCGCGGCCATCGCAAAGCTCATCGCTTTCTACTTGACTGAAGAAGACAACGTCTACTGCCTC GGTATAAATGACAAGCTCTACGGCGCGCATCGCGAGCGGTATCTGTTGAATTTGCTGCAGGTCCGAGACTCCGAGGTGAAGCTCGCGGCCATGGAGTGCGTCGCGAAGGTTCCTATTCGCTTTCTCGAGGTGGAGACGCTGCAAACggtcctcgcgctcctgccAGCGCTTCACAACCCTGAGAACG GCTGCAACAGCGCAGTCCTCCGTCTGGCGGTGCAGCTGCTGACTCGCGTAGTTGCAGACCCACACAGCGCGGCCTGTGCCCAGCTCGTAGAGCGCCTCGCAGACCCAGCCATCGAGCAAGTCTTCAACGTCCTGCACAGGAACCTGACCTTCCGCTCCTCCACGGCGAGGTGGGAAACGCACGCT GACAGAGAGCAGCTGAGCATGGCTTGCGTGGAGTAttttcgccgcgcctcctcagtcGAAGGTCTCCGTCTCTCGATGCG GACGAAGCCGGTCGGCACGTTCTTCGCGTCGATCTTGAAGGCGGAAGAAAACCAATTCAAGTGGGTGTCTGCGGATGCATTCGACGTCGCCATCGAACGCTCCTGGACCGGCCGCGACATGAAAATTCTCCTCCTCAACCTCTCAG GGCTCGAGCGCTGCAACGTGCGCATGAaggtcgccttccgccttctgTCAAGAATGGCAGACGTGCTGGAAGGCCACCCAGATACCTTCGATGCGCGCGAGGACCAAATCAGCCTTTCG CTGCTtgcgaagcgcgagcgctCCATGTGGGACGACCGCGAGATCCGGAGGAATCAGCTCTACCTGGATGAAGTCGAGCGACAGGACCGCGCCATCCAGCAGGCG GAGTTCGCTCGTCTGAACCTCGCGGAACGCCTCCTGCTTTTCCTCATGCCTGTtgccagcggcgcgacaggATCGCGATACGC ACAgctgaagcgcgagaagcgcgatGCTGAGTACTGGGCGGGTCGGCTGAAGGCTGACGTGGAGGACATGGAAGACGACATCGCTCGCAGG gcggcagaggctgagGCAAAGGCCCTCGCAGAGGCCggggaggacgcgccgaAGCTGAAGCCGACGCCGAAGAtggccgcgcggcagcacgcCCGCAACCGGTTCAGGAAAGATcagaacgaagaagaggaggacttTGACGACCCTGCGCTGGAAAACCTGAAACCGGAGGCTGCCGAGCCTTTGCAG AGCCGCGAACGCCTGATGGAAGTCCTCATGAACGTCGATCTCAGCGTCG acccCGAAGTTGGCGCGCTGTATACACATAGCGGCGCACAAATGTGTGGAGCCGAAGGA ATCTGGCACAACCTCGCGAAAGGAGAAATCAACGTTCCGCTGCTCGTCTCTGCGTACCTCAG GTGTCTTCACGCTTGCACGCagggcgcgacgacggcgaccgtGTTGAACGACACGATTTCAGCGCTACGGAGAGTCACCGTGCTGCGGAAACTTGTATCACTT ATCGAGGCATGCCCGGTGCTCACGTGCCACATATCCGCCAAGTTCTTTTGTCTGATGAAACTCGTGATCCGGATGCTTCCGCACCAAGCT GCGGAATCCATGGATCTTATTATTAACTATGAGATCATCTCTGA GTTTTCCATGTACGCCCTGCGTCcgctcctcttccttctgAAGCACTCGGCGAGTAGGCCCCTGAATCGCGAAGAGCTG ATTCTGTGCGCCGAAGCTGCGAGTTTCTACGCGATCGTTGCACGGCAGACCTCGTACGTCAAGTTCTCAAACGAGTTCGAAGTTCAGCGGTGGGCGACCGAACTGGCGCTTGAGAAATTCTTCACCGTTCCGACCCTGCGGACCTTCGTCAGCATGCTGCTCTTCGACATTCAAATCGACGCCGGCACTTCACA CGGAAGCTACATCTCGCACCTGTTCGCGGACTTGGCGCCCCTGCGGGAAC GAATGCGCATCGACTGTCTGACGATCTTATCCGAAGTTATCCAGCGCTGCCCGGGTCGTCTAAGCTACGAAGCTCTCGAAGCGTTACAAGTG gcacgcgtcttctcgcACTACCCCATTCGCAATTCGATTCAGTACGAGCTGCTCGACGACGCGAACACAGGACACTTTCGCACAACCCTT GAATTGCTGCTGTCGGAGCATGCCAAACGAGCCGAGCGCATTTTGCAGCTCTCCGTCGTCTACTGGTGGACCGCATCAAGGCATCTCGACA ctgctcccGTGCGCAAGGTTGTCGCTGTCACGAACTACGCGTTCTACATTTTGGATAAACCCGCTGGCCT GCGCGATCCGCACACCCCAGAGGTCGAGTACGACTACAGGAAAAGCGGCAGAATTCGAATCGACGTGAAGAAGAACTTCCGCGACATGACGCGCGTCGTTAAGGGCGGGCTGAGCAACGACTGGCTGGCTGTCGGCTGGCGGGAG CCTGCCGCCAACGGCCTAGCTTTTACAGAAGCCTTTGACATTATCATCTGCGACAAA ctcctcgccgctgccccgATGATTGATTGCCTGCATGCAATTTCCG GACGCGTCGACGAAGAGCGCGTGGAAGTCTTGAAGGACATGGTCACCCGCGAGGCCATCAGTGCGATCGTGAAGCCGAAGGTCATCCAGGCGGCTTCCATGGCAATGCGGCAG CCCACTAGCCCAGAAGCAAGGAAAGAGAAATCGAAGCCCGATTTCAGTGCCCGTTACCAAGCTCTCTTCATCATCACGCTTCAGT ATATCTACGAGGTTGTGGTTGCCTGGAAATTCTGGTTCTGCCTGGATCCCCTTATCAGCA AGGAAGCTGGCGGCTTGCGAGGAGCcgatgaagaggaaggcgaggacgagccAGTGCGGCTGCACGGCGTAGAAgctgagggcggcggcctcggaaACTTTGTCGGCTGGatggaagacgaagacgagtcCTGGGCTCACGACCACATGCAAATCGATCGCGCCGCCGCTATCGAG AACGGCGCGGAGGTCCCGAGTTGGGTAGACAACAtgttcggcggcggcgcgtccgcctcgcacACGCGGCGGTTGGACGCCGCTCGGGCCAAGCTCTTCACGGTCAAGTTCAAAGGGCAGATTGAAGACATTCGTCAG GTCGAGTTCGGAGGGAATGAGGAGAGCACAGTCGAGATGACCTTCCGCGAAGGCAAGGGGTCTGAAGCGAAGAACAAC GTGGTCAGCGTCGTGTTTTCGGACGACGCGGCTCGAGAGCAGTGGCGGCGTGCCCTCGCGAAGGCTCTCAACAAGACCGATGCTTCCGA CTCATGGATGCGTCGGTGGAAATCCTGA